One Sphaerisporangium krabiense DNA segment encodes these proteins:
- a CDS encoding helix-turn-helix domain-containing protein, whose translation MPADAISVISRATTEDIAPAERVHFWEEYNRKALVGLSCRSYSDKGLLATQTNLRVGGVRLAHITGNAHVVERTPHLARSVPNDSVFASLLVKGDAVFYHQDGCLAAGTGDLVVYDTRNPYLFGFSSSMKQILVDIPGELFAETCVPGGVPVPMLFGRASAREGALVSALASLLGGLVGQRQGGEDPGDLQHAVLGLMRLLTLQRYGGPMSSLTQRIIAEEHIERHLHDPKLDAAAVAAVLGISVRQLSRIFEAAGTSPARYILERRLRRVHAELSRPGIRDTTIADVAYRWGFSSQAHFARVFRARFGHTPSEVRSAAAEPASP comes from the coding sequence ATGCCCGCCGACGCCATCTCCGTGATCTCCCGGGCCACGACAGAGGACATCGCGCCCGCCGAGCGCGTCCACTTCTGGGAGGAGTACAACCGGAAGGCGCTGGTGGGCCTGTCCTGCCGGTCCTACTCCGACAAGGGGCTGCTGGCCACGCAGACGAACCTGCGCGTCGGCGGTGTGCGGCTCGCGCACATCACGGGGAACGCGCACGTCGTCGAGCGCACGCCGCACCTCGCGCGGTCCGTCCCCAACGACTCGGTGTTCGCCAGCCTGCTGGTCAAGGGCGACGCCGTCTTCTACCACCAGGACGGCTGCCTGGCGGCGGGCACCGGCGACCTGGTGGTGTACGACACGCGCAACCCGTACCTGTTCGGGTTCTCCTCCTCGATGAAGCAGATCCTGGTGGACATCCCCGGCGAGCTGTTCGCCGAGACGTGCGTGCCCGGCGGCGTCCCCGTGCCCATGCTGTTCGGCCGGGCGTCGGCCCGCGAGGGCGCGCTCGTGTCGGCGCTCGCCTCGCTCCTCGGCGGCCTGGTCGGACAGCGGCAGGGCGGCGAGGACCCCGGCGACCTCCAGCACGCCGTGCTCGGGCTGATGCGGCTGCTCACGCTGCAGCGGTACGGCGGCCCCATGTCGTCGCTCACCCAGCGCATCATCGCCGAGGAGCACATCGAGCGGCACCTGCACGACCCCAAGCTGGACGCCGCCGCGGTCGCCGCCGTCCTCGGGATCTCGGTGCGGCAGCTCTCCCGCATCTTCGAGGCCGCCGGCACGAGTCCCGCCCGGTACATCCTGGAGCGGCGGCTGCGCCGGGTACACGCCGAGCTCAGCCGTCCCGGCATCCGCGACACCACGATCGCCGACGTCGCCTACCGCTGGGGATTCTCCAGCCAGGCCCATTTCGCCCGCGTCTTCCGCGCCCGCTTCGGCCACACCCCGAGCGAGGTCCGCTCGGCCGCCGCCGAACCGGCTTCCCCGTAG
- a CDS encoding SDR family NAD(P)-dependent oxidoreductase — protein sequence MTFQDGLFAGRAAFVTGGTSGIGAATATLFAELGADVVALGLAPRVAAELPDHPRVRVVEHDVLDRDGLARLVGAESRLDVLVNCAGVSHDRDEYDLGRWQRVIDVNLTATMVACEAARPALAAGGGEIVNVSSMFAFFGSKDRPAYSASKGGISQLTRSLAAEYAPEGVRVNAVAPGFVETQLARGLLDDAEAAAEVLARIPLGRYGAPRDVATTIAFLCSPAASYVTGAILTVDGGYLAV from the coding sequence ATGACCTTCCAGGACGGCCTGTTCGCCGGCCGTGCCGCGTTCGTCACCGGGGGGACCTCCGGCATCGGCGCCGCGACCGCCACGCTGTTCGCCGAGCTGGGCGCGGACGTGGTGGCGCTCGGCCTCGCCCCCCGGGTCGCGGCCGAGCTGCCGGACCATCCCCGCGTGCGCGTCGTCGAGCACGACGTCCTGGACCGGGACGGCCTGGCCCGGCTGGTCGGCGCGGAATCCCGGCTCGACGTGCTGGTGAACTGCGCGGGCGTCAGCCACGACCGCGACGAGTACGACCTCGGCCGCTGGCAGCGGGTGATCGACGTCAACCTGACCGCCACCATGGTCGCGTGCGAGGCGGCGCGGCCCGCGCTGGCCGCGGGCGGCGGCGAGATCGTCAACGTCTCGTCCATGTTCGCCTTCTTCGGCAGCAAGGACCGCCCGGCCTACAGCGCGAGCAAGGGAGGGATCTCCCAGCTCACCCGGTCGCTGGCCGCCGAGTACGCGCCCGAGGGCGTCCGCGTGAACGCGGTCGCGCCCGGGTTCGTCGAGACCCAGCTCGCCCGGGGCCTGCTCGACGACGCCGAGGCCGCCGCCGAGGTGCTGGCCCGCATCCCGCTCGGCCGCTACGGCGCCCCCCGCGACGTGGCCACGACGATCGCCTTCCTGTGCTCGCCTGCGGCGTCGTACGTCACCGGAGCGATACTCACCGTGGACGGGGGTTACCTAGCCGTCTGA
- a CDS encoding 2,3-butanediol dehydrogenase, with the protein MKAAVWYGARDVRVEDVDVPAPGPGEATIAVAYCGICGSDLHEYADGPHAIPVSEPHPESGATAPLVLGHEFCGTVTALGPGVTGLAVGDRVAVEPHYRCGTCPRCLSGEYNICRHFGFAGLMGDGGLAERTTVPAYMLHRLPDSVSLEQAAVFEPAAVALHAVRRAGVTGDETVAVVGLGPIGLLVVMLAARRGARRVIAADLSPERLALAGRLGATDLVDARDAAAAPGLIREAAGGEGVDVAFEVVGAEHTLRTCLDATRNGGRVMFLGLTHTVSIDAFALVNREQSILTSVGYRHAYPELIRLAQEGVDFTAIVSSIIALDDVVDKGFEALLRGEGQIKVLVRPGEAS; encoded by the coding sequence GTGAAGGCCGCCGTCTGGTACGGAGCACGGGACGTCCGCGTCGAGGACGTGGACGTCCCCGCGCCGGGGCCCGGGGAGGCGACCATCGCCGTCGCCTACTGCGGGATCTGCGGCAGCGACCTGCACGAGTACGCCGACGGGCCGCACGCGATCCCGGTGAGCGAACCGCACCCGGAATCCGGCGCGACGGCGCCCCTGGTCCTCGGCCACGAGTTCTGCGGCACGGTCACCGCGCTGGGACCGGGGGTGACCGGCCTCGCGGTCGGGGACCGGGTCGCCGTCGAGCCGCACTACCGGTGCGGCACCTGCCCGAGGTGCCTGAGCGGCGAGTACAACATCTGCCGCCACTTCGGCTTCGCGGGCCTGATGGGCGACGGAGGGCTCGCGGAACGGACCACCGTCCCCGCGTACATGCTGCACCGGCTGCCCGACTCGGTCTCCCTGGAGCAGGCGGCCGTGTTCGAGCCGGCGGCCGTCGCGCTGCACGCCGTGCGGCGGGCCGGGGTCACGGGCGACGAGACCGTCGCGGTCGTCGGCCTCGGGCCGATCGGCCTGCTGGTCGTGATGCTGGCGGCGCGGCGCGGCGCCCGGCGCGTGATCGCGGCGGACCTCTCCCCCGAGCGGCTCGCCCTGGCCGGACGGCTCGGCGCCACCGATCTCGTGGACGCCCGCGACGCCGCCGCGGCGCCCGGCCTGATCCGCGAGGCGGCGGGCGGCGAGGGGGTGGACGTCGCGTTCGAGGTGGTGGGCGCGGAGCACACCCTGCGCACCTGCCTGGACGCGACCAGGAACGGCGGCCGCGTGATGTTCCTCGGCCTGACCCACACCGTGAGCATCGACGCGTTCGCCCTGGTGAACCGCGAGCAGTCGATCCTCACGAGCGTGGGGTACCGGCACGCGTACCCGGAACTGATCCGGCTCGCGCAGGAGGGCGTGGACTTCACCGCGATCGTGTCCTCGATCATCGCGCTGGACGACGTGGTGGACAAGGGGTTCGAGGCGCTGCTGCGCGGCGAAGGGCAGATCAAGGTGCTCGTGCGGCCAGGAGAGGCGTCATGA
- a CDS encoding MFS transporter, translating to MTDISTPTPAALENESRRYENRLLVILFVAFGFVFFDRQALAFLAPYMDKDFGLSNAQLGTLSGVLALTWALAGMVAGRLSDKIGRRKPILIVAVLMFSVFSSVSGLMGGFVGLLAARALMGVAEGAVLPMAQSLMVETSREHRRGLNMGLVQGSSAGLLGGILAPIVVVWVAEATSWRTAFFVTIIPGLVIAAVIAKYVREKPPLVRTAATDAVADAAPAQPKPAMKDVLKQRNVLICMLIACFYLTWFITLITFTPKFLTDEKGFAPGTMSGVMTCLGVAWVLWGFATPGISDRIGRKKALIGFTSLAVLCPIFLVYVDNPVLLGALMIVSYTGLGCFTLFMATIPAETVPPGALATALGVIMGVGELAGGFIGPMVSGWASDQWGLQTAMFIASGGALIVVALSFALKETAPAVLRRRLATREAV from the coding sequence ATGACCGACATCTCGACGCCCACGCCGGCGGCCCTGGAGAACGAGTCGCGGCGGTACGAGAACCGTCTCCTCGTCATCCTGTTCGTGGCCTTCGGCTTCGTCTTCTTCGACCGGCAGGCGCTCGCCTTCCTCGCGCCGTACATGGACAAGGACTTCGGCCTGTCCAACGCCCAGCTCGGCACCCTGTCCGGGGTGCTGGCGCTGACGTGGGCGCTGGCCGGCATGGTGGCCGGGCGCCTGTCCGACAAGATCGGCCGCCGCAAGCCGATCCTCATCGTCGCTGTACTGATGTTCTCGGTGTTCTCGTCGGTCTCCGGCCTGATGGGGGGTTTCGTCGGCCTGCTCGCCGCGCGGGCCCTCATGGGCGTGGCCGAGGGGGCGGTGCTGCCGATGGCGCAGTCGCTCATGGTGGAGACCTCGCGCGAGCACCGCCGCGGCCTGAACATGGGCCTGGTGCAGGGCTCGTCCGCCGGCCTGCTCGGCGGCATCCTCGCGCCCATCGTGGTGGTGTGGGTGGCCGAGGCGACCAGCTGGAGGACCGCCTTCTTCGTCACGATCATCCCCGGCCTCGTCATCGCCGCGGTGATCGCGAAGTACGTCCGCGAGAAGCCGCCGCTGGTCAGGACCGCGGCGACCGACGCGGTGGCCGACGCGGCGCCGGCCCAGCCCAAGCCCGCCATGAAGGACGTGCTGAAGCAGCGGAACGTCCTGATCTGCATGCTGATCGCCTGCTTCTACCTGACGTGGTTCATCACGCTGATCACGTTCACGCCCAAGTTCCTCACCGACGAGAAGGGCTTCGCGCCCGGCACGATGAGCGGCGTCATGACGTGCCTCGGCGTCGCGTGGGTGCTCTGGGGCTTCGCCACGCCGGGCATCTCCGACCGGATCGGCCGCAAGAAGGCGCTGATCGGCTTCACCTCCCTGGCGGTGCTCTGCCCGATCTTCCTCGTCTACGTGGACAACCCGGTCCTGCTCGGCGCGCTCATGATCGTCAGCTACACCGGGCTCGGCTGCTTCACCCTGTTCATGGCCACGATCCCGGCCGAGACCGTGCCGCCGGGCGCCCTCGCCACCGCACTCGGCGTGATCATGGGCGTGGGCGAGCTCGCCGGAGGCTTCATCGGCCCGATGGTGTCCGGATGGGCGTCCGACCAGTGGGGCCTGCAGACCGCGATGTTCATCGCCTCCGGCGGAGCGCTGATCGTGGTGGCGCTCTCGTTCGCCCTGAAGGAGACGGCCCCCGCCGTCCTCCGCAGGCGGCTCGCGACGCGGGAGGCCGTGTGA
- a CDS encoding 2,4'-dihydroxyacetophenone dioxygenase family protein — translation MPENPNSEFWKNLKPIENSQKPDALPEVYLSKVATDDDRYYVPFTETVGSRPLWINVKDNSWADILRAKEAGLVNRHYHPHEVFAYTISGKWGYLERDWTATAGDFIYEAPGEGHTLVAYDSGEPMKTFFIVKGPLIWLDENGETEGVFDVHDYIAMCRAHYEKVGIGADYVNSLFR, via the coding sequence GTGCCGGAAAACCCGAACTCGGAGTTCTGGAAGAACCTCAAGCCGATCGAAAACTCCCAGAAGCCTGACGCGCTTCCGGAAGTCTATCTGTCCAAGGTCGCCACGGACGACGACCGCTACTACGTGCCGTTCACCGAGACGGTCGGGTCGCGTCCGTTGTGGATCAATGTGAAGGACAACAGCTGGGCCGACATCCTCCGTGCCAAGGAGGCCGGGCTGGTCAACCGCCACTACCACCCGCACGAGGTCTTCGCGTACACGATCTCGGGCAAGTGGGGGTACCTGGAGCGGGACTGGACGGCCACGGCCGGCGACTTCATCTACGAGGCCCCGGGCGAGGGGCACACCCTCGTGGCCTATGACAGCGGCGAGCCGATGAAGACGTTCTTCATCGTCAAGGGCCCGCTGATCTGGCTGGACGAGAACGGGGAGACCGAAGGCGTCTTCGACGTGCACGACTACATCGCGATGTGCCGCGCGCACTACGAGAAGGTCGGCATCGGCGCGGACTACGTCAACTCCCTCTTCCGTTAG
- a CDS encoding AfsR/SARP family transcriptional regulator: MDFRILGPVEFWSQGRRLDLGRARERHILAILLMSPGTPVTVESFLRKLWDGSPPNKARDLVHQSISRLRKPLKGVEEGVRIERSSGGYVLETDRRNIDYHRFRSLHTRARAVTDAGEAVRMYKEAAGLWRGEPLAGLSGAWVTSTRRKLEEELLRAAADRIGLEIAQGVTADLLAELDDLVNRFPLDEKLIELLMLALYSGGRRVDAIGAFRRARDRLATEVGTEPGPTLQTLFQRILQGDRALLPAEPRPTVRKSPNNLPRDTPTFTGRAAELGPMMVAQARDDVVTVIAIDGMPGVGKTALAVHLAHQLAGDHPDGLLFLDLHAHDARRERMDPATALDRLLRDLGVSPIPEGLEERTTAWRTQLAHRRMLIVLDDAAGHDQIRPLLPGVPGCLVLITSRKRLAGLDGVRSLSLDALPPEDAVTLFTRIVEPQRAGRAEDVATVVRLCGYLPLAIALVGNRYRHRPAWTVADLVELLERTDRLLGEIWAEDRRVSAAFELSFRDLDAYQRQAFRRLGLHPGVDLTPPSAAALLGSSRAEAEKILDALLDHHLIMEPRRGRYTFHSLLREYAVGLSDRAPEAETTATIRRALDHFLYTADAADRMLYPFRGRAPLGIPSSLGARPSIRSPAEAHAWLDAELENLLLVARYAADNGWWQHAATLAHVLSRHLYLWAHWAAATRLHTRAVTMWREMGDRPAMARALADLTAVRRRTGHYEEALRSAAEALEIQRAARDDRVVADLLDEHGLVHGFRSELDVAFGYHQQALELRQRDGDRHGEAGTLNYLAKIDFERGDYAKAAERLDTALALYHEVGDPRGEQMTLNNTAHLDERRGDYTAALRHYEEAESVDPMVSPPNRATLLNNVAEIYQRLDRHAEALEQYRRALTAYHDIGDRQSEARVLNNIGTCLAHIGKEREALINYQKALHIAVEISARGDEVQALRNIGVVHHRAKRYEIARSYYEKALEHAQAIGDIYQEARTLDDLGVTLARVGEHAKAEASFRQALDYYEQLNVPEADTLRRRLDPRSDVAES; this comes from the coding sequence ATGGATTTCCGTATTCTCGGGCCAGTCGAGTTTTGGTCCCAAGGACGTCGGCTCGACCTGGGGCGGGCCAGAGAACGCCATATTTTGGCCATCCTGCTGATGTCACCGGGAACGCCCGTCACCGTGGAGTCGTTCCTCCGCAAGCTATGGGACGGCTCACCGCCGAACAAGGCGCGCGATCTGGTGCACCAGTCGATCTCACGGCTGAGGAAACCGCTCAAGGGCGTCGAGGAAGGCGTGCGGATCGAGCGCTCCTCAGGCGGCTACGTGCTCGAAACCGACCGCCGGAACATCGACTACCACCGATTCCGCTCGCTGCACACGCGGGCGCGGGCGGTCACCGACGCCGGCGAGGCCGTCCGCATGTACAAAGAGGCGGCAGGTCTGTGGCGGGGAGAACCGCTCGCCGGACTGTCCGGCGCATGGGTCACCAGCACCCGCAGGAAACTCGAAGAGGAACTGCTACGCGCCGCGGCGGATCGCATCGGACTCGAAATCGCGCAGGGGGTGACCGCCGATCTCCTGGCCGAGCTCGACGACCTCGTGAACCGCTTCCCCCTCGACGAGAAACTGATCGAGCTGCTGATGCTCGCCCTGTACAGCGGCGGCCGGAGAGTCGACGCCATCGGCGCCTTCCGCCGGGCGCGCGACCGTCTGGCCACCGAGGTCGGCACCGAACCCGGGCCCACGCTCCAGACCCTGTTCCAGCGCATCCTGCAGGGCGACCGGGCGCTGCTGCCGGCGGAGCCGCGGCCCACCGTCCGCAAGAGCCCCAACAACCTTCCCCGTGACACCCCCACGTTCACCGGCAGGGCCGCCGAACTCGGTCCGATGATGGTCGCGCAGGCCCGTGACGACGTCGTGACCGTCATCGCCATCGACGGCATGCCCGGGGTCGGCAAGACGGCGCTGGCCGTGCACCTGGCCCACCAGCTCGCCGGCGACCACCCCGACGGGCTGCTCTTCCTCGACCTGCACGCCCACGACGCCCGGCGCGAGCGGATGGACCCCGCGACCGCGCTCGACCGGCTGCTGCGCGACCTCGGCGTCTCCCCCATCCCCGAGGGGCTGGAGGAACGCACGACGGCCTGGCGCACCCAGCTCGCGCACCGCAGGATGCTCATCGTCCTGGACGACGCCGCCGGGCACGACCAGATCAGGCCGCTTCTGCCCGGAGTGCCCGGCTGCCTGGTGCTGATCACCAGCAGGAAGCGCCTCGCCGGGTTGGACGGCGTGCGGTCGCTGTCCCTGGACGCCCTGCCGCCCGAGGACGCGGTCACGCTGTTCACCCGCATCGTCGAGCCCCAGCGCGCGGGCCGCGCCGAGGACGTCGCCACGGTCGTGCGATTATGCGGCTACCTGCCCCTGGCCATCGCACTTGTGGGTAACCGGTACCGTCACCGGCCCGCGTGGACCGTCGCCGACCTGGTGGAGCTGCTCGAGAGAACCGACCGGCTGCTCGGGGAGATCTGGGCCGAGGACCGCAGGGTGTCGGCCGCCTTCGAGCTCTCCTTCCGCGACCTGGACGCCTACCAGCGGCAGGCTTTCCGCAGACTCGGCCTGCACCCGGGAGTGGACCTGACCCCGCCGTCCGCCGCGGCGCTGCTGGGGTCGAGCCGGGCCGAGGCGGAGAAGATCCTCGACGCCCTGCTCGATCACCATCTCATCATGGAGCCCCGGCGCGGGCGCTACACGTTCCACTCGCTCCTCCGCGAGTACGCCGTCGGCCTCTCCGACCGCGCGCCGGAGGCCGAGACGACCGCGACGATCCGGCGCGCCCTCGACCACTTCTTGTACACGGCCGACGCCGCCGACCGCATGCTCTATCCCTTCCGCGGGCGCGCTCCCCTCGGAATCCCGTCCAGCCTCGGCGCCCGGCCCTCGATCAGGTCGCCCGCCGAGGCCCACGCCTGGTTGGACGCCGAACTGGAGAACCTCCTGCTCGTCGCCCGCTACGCCGCCGACAACGGCTGGTGGCAACACGCCGCCACCTTGGCCCACGTCCTGAGCCGGCATCTCTACCTGTGGGCGCACTGGGCCGCGGCGACCCGGCTCCACACCCGCGCGGTGACCATGTGGCGTGAGATGGGAGACCGCCCGGCCATGGCGCGCGCCCTGGCGGATCTGACCGCGGTGCGCAGGCGCACGGGCCACTACGAGGAGGCGCTGCGCTCGGCGGCCGAGGCACTGGAGATCCAGCGCGCCGCCCGTGACGACCGGGTGGTCGCCGACCTCCTCGATGAGCATGGGCTCGTGCACGGATTCCGCTCCGAGCTCGATGTCGCCTTCGGCTACCACCAGCAGGCGCTGGAGCTGCGGCAGCGGGACGGCGACCGCCACGGTGAAGCCGGCACGCTCAACTACCTGGCGAAGATCGATTTCGAGCGCGGCGACTACGCGAAGGCGGCCGAGCGCCTGGACACGGCCCTGGCGCTGTACCACGAAGTCGGCGACCCGCGCGGCGAGCAGATGACCCTCAACAACACCGCCCACCTCGACGAGCGGCGCGGCGACTACACGGCCGCGCTGCGCCATTATGAGGAGGCGGAATCGGTCGATCCGATGGTGAGCCCGCCCAACAGGGCCACGCTGCTGAACAACGTCGCCGAGATCTACCAGCGTCTCGACCGGCACGCCGAGGCGCTCGAACAGTATCGCCGGGCGCTCACGGCCTACCACGATATCGGCGACCGGCAGTCGGAGGCACGCGTCCTCAACAACATCGGCACTTGTCTCGCACACATCGGCAAGGAGCGCGAGGCGCTCATCAATTACCAGAAGGCTCTGCACATCGCGGTCGAGATATCCGCGCGCGGGGACGAAGTGCAGGCTCTGCGCAATATCGGTGTAGTACATCATCGTGCAAAACGGTACGAAATCGCCCGTTCATATTACGAAAAGGCCTTGGAGCACGCTCAGGCCATCGGCGATATCTATCAGGAGGCACGAACGCTCGACGACCTGGGCGTGACCCTGGCACGCGTCGGCGAGCACGCCAAGGCGGAGGCGTCTTTCCGTCAGGCGCTCGATTATTACGAGCAGTTGAACGTTCCCGAGGCCGACACGCTCCGGAGACGGCTCGACCCGCGAAGTGACGTTGCCGAATCGTGA
- a CDS encoding carbohydrate kinase family protein, whose protein sequence is MTGRIVVAGAVSLYMSAGIREFPVRYAPTWSPRWLVTGVSGAAGHIARAMKTLGDEVRLCGVVGRDLAGGAIAAELAREGLLGPGIVPGPESSTGLVLVAPDGRRMGFPHLAPVNPVVYPWDVLASQAEGADLLVLTNARFVRELVPRAGRLGVPIAVDVHLISDVADAYNRPWLENADVVFCSHECLPVPPARWVAEVFARYPRCRIVGVGLGARGALAGTRDGSLIRVEAVAPRGVVNTSGAGDALFSGFLHVWRATGDPVRALRAAVVHAGWKIGHQAPAAASLTCGELSRLGEAHAPPTTVGRWDGQLSPSRTSRSFTGPTSAPRAESRRNASS, encoded by the coding sequence ATGACCGGCAGGATCGTCGTCGCCGGGGCCGTCAGCCTGTACATGTCGGCCGGCATCCGGGAGTTCCCCGTCCGGTACGCCCCCACCTGGTCGCCGCGCTGGCTCGTCACCGGCGTGTCGGGGGCGGCGGGCCACATCGCACGGGCCATGAAGACCCTCGGCGACGAAGTGCGCCTGTGCGGCGTGGTCGGCCGCGACCTGGCCGGCGGCGCGATAGCGGCGGAACTGGCCCGGGAGGGCCTGCTCGGGCCGGGCATCGTCCCCGGGCCGGAGTCGTCCACCGGCCTGGTGCTGGTCGCGCCGGACGGACGGCGCATGGGGTTCCCGCACCTGGCGCCGGTGAACCCGGTCGTCTACCCGTGGGACGTCCTCGCGTCCCAGGCGGAGGGGGCCGACCTGCTGGTCCTGACGAACGCCCGGTTCGTCCGCGAGCTGGTGCCTCGCGCCGGCCGGCTCGGCGTTCCCATCGCGGTGGACGTGCATCTGATCTCGGACGTCGCCGACGCCTACAACCGGCCGTGGTTGGAGAACGCCGACGTGGTCTTCTGCAGCCACGAGTGCCTTCCGGTGCCGCCCGCGCGCTGGGTGGCGGAGGTGTTCGCACGCTATCCGCGCTGCCGGATCGTCGGCGTGGGGCTCGGAGCCCGGGGAGCGCTCGCGGGCACCCGAGACGGCTCCCTGATCAGGGTCGAGGCCGTCGCCCCGCGCGGGGTCGTCAACACCTCGGGCGCGGGCGACGCGCTCTTCTCCGGCTTCCTGCACGTGTGGCGCGCCACGGGCGACCCCGTGCGCGCGCTGCGGGCGGCGGTCGTCCACGCGGGATGGAAGATCGGACACCAGGCGCCGGCGGCGGCGTCGTTGACCTGCGGGGAGCTGTCGCGACTCGGTGAGGCGCACGCGCCGCCGACGACCGTCGGCCGCTGGGACGGTCAGCTCTCGCCGAGCCGCACCAGCCGCTCCTTCACCGGCCCGACGTCCGCGCCGCGCGCGGAGAGCAGGCGCAATGCCTCCTCGTAG
- a CDS encoding ATP-binding protein has translation MNAESRGEDRKIAAQVNELSGTVHGPAVQARDVHGDIHLHHATTPLPKPNQLPATGVLVGRTTALSRLDAIRTRLEENGVPAVAVVSGPAGVGKSAVALHWAHRERAAFPDGRLFADLQGHAADDPVHPAEVLGRFIRAFGIAPERIPGGLAERSALYQSLVSERRLLVVLDDAVSAAQVSPLLPASAGSVAVVTSRLRLGGLLARGAQAVRLDRLGADAALELLEKTVGDDRVRAQPGAARELVKLCAGLPLALCVAAARLATRPNRPLTDMVEALTNERQRLSALSVEDDMTIRAALMLSYEGLAPSEAARVYRLLGLFPGTPIDARAAAAMANLPRAEVRRLLDVLLDANLLDDAPGGAVRLHELTRLHAREMAEEHDTEADRAEAVRRVLDWYLDTAAAASRTVMPYRRVAYDAIVHVPAEPVAFDGSAAALDWLERELPNLRTAVRTANERGLFPTAWQLVEALWPLFLYRGLHAERLEIDQMGLAAARDGANPRAEAKMLNRTGLALRALGRLDEAAVHFRGAVDIWRREGDAQRIAGGHRRLGLVELDRGRVAEAVALFEEALDGYRRTGEQRRAARTLADLGDALTRQGRTREAVARLTEARRLLAPEPDPYNQARVLILLGRARAGEPEAAGLLEEGLSEMRRIGSDAGEALALEALGDLAARERRLEDARAHYEEALRLLSARGADVGPVKERLVRLGES, from the coding sequence ATGAACGCCGAGTCCCGCGGGGAGGACCGGAAGATCGCGGCACAGGTCAACGAGCTGAGCGGCACGGTGCACGGCCCGGCCGTCCAGGCACGTGACGTCCACGGCGACATCCACCTGCACCACGCCACCACCCCTCTGCCCAAGCCGAACCAGCTCCCCGCCACCGGCGTCCTGGTCGGCAGGACCACCGCGCTGTCCCGGCTGGACGCCATCCGTACCCGGCTGGAGGAGAACGGCGTCCCCGCCGTGGCGGTGGTGAGCGGGCCCGCCGGAGTCGGCAAGTCCGCGGTGGCCCTGCACTGGGCGCACCGCGAACGGGCCGCGTTCCCCGACGGCCGGCTCTTCGCCGACCTGCAAGGGCACGCAGCCGACGATCCCGTACACCCGGCCGAGGTCCTCGGCCGCTTCATCCGCGCCTTCGGGATCGCGCCGGAGCGGATCCCGGGCGGGCTCGCGGAACGCTCCGCGCTCTACCAGTCCCTGGTGAGCGAGCGCCGGCTGCTCGTGGTCCTGGACGACGCCGTCTCCGCCGCGCAGGTGAGCCCGTTGCTCCCGGCCTCGGCCGGCAGCGTCGCGGTGGTGACGAGCCGGTTACGGCTCGGCGGCCTCCTCGCGCGCGGAGCCCAGGCCGTGCGGCTCGACCGGCTCGGCGCCGACGCCGCGCTGGAACTGCTGGAGAAGACCGTGGGCGACGATCGCGTGCGCGCCCAGCCGGGCGCCGCGCGCGAGCTCGTGAAGCTGTGCGCCGGGCTGCCGCTCGCCCTGTGCGTCGCCGCCGCCCGGCTGGCCACCCGGCCGAACCGGCCGCTGACGGACATGGTGGAGGCTCTCACCAACGAGCGGCAGCGCCTCAGCGCGCTGTCGGTGGAGGACGACATGACGATCCGCGCGGCCCTGATGCTGTCGTACGAGGGGCTTGCCCCGTCCGAGGCCGCCCGGGTCTACCGGCTGCTCGGGCTCTTCCCCGGCACGCCCATCGACGCGCGGGCCGCCGCGGCGATGGCGAACCTGCCGAGGGCCGAGGTCCGGCGACTGCTCGACGTGCTGCTCGACGCCAACCTGCTCGACGACGCGCCGGGCGGCGCCGTCCGCCTGCACGAGCTGACCCGGCTGCACGCCCGTGAGATGGCCGAGGAGCACGACACGGAAGCCGACCGCGCCGAGGCGGTGCGACGGGTGCTGGACTGGTACCTGGACACCGCGGCGGCGGCGAGCCGGACGGTGATGCCCTACCGCCGCGTCGCCTACGACGCGATCGTCCACGTCCCCGCCGAGCCCGTCGCGTTCGACGGCTCCGCGGCCGCGCTCGACTGGCTGGAGCGGGAGCTCCCCAACCTCAGGACCGCCGTGCGGACCGCGAACGAGAGGGGCCTGTTCCCCACCGCGTGGCAGCTCGTCGAGGCCCTGTGGCCGCTGTTCCTCTACCGGGGCCTCCACGCGGAACGGCTGGAGATCGACCAGATGGGGCTGGCCGCGGCCCGCGACGGCGCGAACCCTCGCGCGGAGGCGAAGATGCTGAACCGGACCGGCCTGGCCCTGCGGGCTCTGGGCCGGCTCGACGAGGCGGCGGTCCACTTTCGCGGTGCCGTGGACATCTGGCGCCGTGAGGGGGACGCCCAGCGGATCGCCGGCGGCCACCGCAGGCTCGGCCTGGTCGAACTGGACCGTGGCCGGGTCGCCGAGGCCGTCGCCCTCTTCGAGGAGGCCCTCGACGGCTACCGCCGGACGGGTGAGCAGCGGCGGGCCGCGCGCACCCTCGCAGACCTCGGGGACGCGCTGACCCGCCAGGGCCGGACGCGGGAGGCCGTCGCGCGCCTGACGGAGGCGCGGCGGCTCCTCGCGCCCGAACCCGACCCCTACAACCAGGCAAGGGTGCTCATCCTGCTGGGCAGGGCCCGCGCGGGCGAGCCGGAGGCGGCCGGCCTGCTGGAGGAGGGTCTGAGCGAGATGCGGCGCATCGGCTCGGACGCGGGCGAGGCCCTGGCGCTGGAGGCGCTCGGAGACCTGGCCGCCCGTGAGCGGCGCCTCGAAGACGCGCGGGCCCACTACGAGGAGGCATTGCGCCTGCTCTCCGCGCGCGGCGCGGACGTCGGGCCGGTGAAGGAGCGGCTGGTGCGGCTCGGCGAGAGCTGA